The genomic DNA GATTGTATGTAGCATTGATTGGATGATTCCTAAAGGTATAAACttgtaagaaaaaagaaacacattttGATTCGTAAACCACCCTGTTTAAGCCACATTAGGGTCGTCTTTAGAAATGTAATCTTGTAAGTTTTTATGTCAAAGTTTGCttcttttttatgtttttgtagtTTTTCCCGAACAAAGTGGGATCAGTGAAGAAAACAGAGATTGTGTTCGTTGCTCCAACGGGTGAGGAGATCAGTAACAGGAAGCAGCTGGATCAGTATCTCAAATCTCACCCTGGAAACCCATCCGTCACTGAGTTTGATTGGACCACTAGTGGGACGCCTAGGAGATCTGCAAGGATCAGTGATAAGAAGACTAAGTCGACTCCCTCACCAGACAAAGAGCCACCCAAGAAGCGAGGTCGGACTAAATCTTCAGGGTCAAagaaagatggagaagaaggtGAGAAACCAGAGGGAGGAGGAGTGGAGAACTCTCATGTCCAAGAAGAAGATACTGAGATGTCTGCTCTCAAGGGAACGAAAGAGAACGAGAATGTAACTGTTAAGGATGGCTCTGGTGACACAAAAGACGACGTGGTTACAGAGGAGACTCCTGATCCTGCTCCAGTTCAAGAAGCTGGTGGTGAGTCTATCAAGGAGCAAAAACATGATTTAGTTGGAGATATTAGTAAGGAGAGGGTGGAGTCTAAGACTGACAAAGAAGAGGAGACTGGCTCGGTTGAAAAAGAATGCAGAGATCAAGACTGCTGAAGCTAACACCGAGCAGAAGAAGGAAGCTGCAGGCCAAGGCTCAGCTGAGGCTGAGTCTGAAGCTAAGACCAGAAACCATGAGGGAAATGGTCTGACCTCAGAAGCTGAGGGGAAAGAGAAAGCAGCTGAAGCGGAAGCAACTGAGTAACTCTGCCCTGTTCCCCTTTTGTTAGAGCATGAAATGTAAGTCagtttgtttattttcatgCTCTTTTTGTATCTAATTACATCGGTAAAAGATGAGATTATTAGGCTGAGCTGTGTACTATTTGAATGATTTCAGTATTATGACTATGCATGTTCTCTTTGTAGAGTGTTTAACTCTTTCTACTGCTGCAGCTGCGGCCctttagtttcttttctttttttacatttttaagatATAACCAAGctatataaataacatattaatatgATCAGCGAAATGGTTGGTCTTATTAAGTAATTTTGATGTTggtcccaattttttttttttgggatcaaATATGTTGGTCCCAGTTTAAATCAGAGAGTCAAgagcaaaaaggaaaaaaaaagttttgctTTGAAGGTAAAGTAAGAATCTAATGCAAAAGAAAGACACACAATGCTAGTTTTTCTTTATATCTTTAGATTCAGTCTCAAGTAGAATCTTTTCATGTTGCCTTCTAAACAACTTCCCTTGATTCCTTTCCTTTGCATGGTCCCGGTGACAAAGGTTTAGAATCTTACTATTAAAGGAACATCATAACACTACTATAaactcttcttgttcccattttatggaccacaagaaaaaaaaaacaaatgaaccTGCTTtgtttataaaacataatcatTTGAAACAAGTCTCAAATGCATTCCTCGGAGATGAATTATTCACGTACCGTTCGCTCTTCTTTCTTCCTCTTGCTTCTCTTTGTCTTGTCTTCACAAACGGCCGTGGCATTCATCGGAACATACGGTGTAAACTACGGTCGCATAGCCGACAACCTCCCATCTCCTGAATCAGTAGCGACTCTCCTTAAATcagcaaagatcagaaacatACGTATCTACGACGCTGACCACTCCGTCCTCACGGCCTTCCGTAACACCGGGATAGAG from Raphanus sativus cultivar WK10039 unplaced genomic scaffold, ASM80110v3 Scaffold2080, whole genome shotgun sequence includes the following:
- the LOC108807201 gene encoding LOW QUALITY PROTEIN: methyl-CpG-binding domain-containing protein 11 (The sequence of the model RefSeq protein was modified relative to this genomic sequence to represent the inferred CDS: inserted 2 bases in 1 codon), translated to MEDVDEYHWVGLQKQNGYREESVSVELPAPSSWKKLFFPNKVGSVKKTEIVFVAPTGEEISNRKQLDQYLKSHPGNPSVTEFDWTTSGTPRRSARISDKKTKSTPSPDKEPPKKRGRTKSSGSKKDGEEGEKPEGGGVENSHVQEEDTEMSALKGTKENENVTVKDGSGDTKDDVVTEETPDPAPVQEAGGESIKEQKHDLVGDISKERVESKTDKEEETGSVEKXNAEIKTAEANTEQKKEAAGQGSAEAESEAKTRNHEGNGLTSEAEGKEKAAEAEATE